One window of the Labilibaculum sp. genome contains the following:
- the deoD gene encoding purine-nucleoside phosphorylase yields the protein MSAHNEAKMGDIAETILLPGDPLRAKYIADNFLEDVVCYNKVRNMLGFTGTYKGKRISVQGTGMGVPSISIYSHELITQYGVKNLIRIGTCGSFNEDVHVRDVILAMTSCTDSAINKNLFKGMDYSPCADFGLLSDAHKAATEQGVNIKVGSTLTSDIFYHDLENNPEPFKIWADYGVLAVEMEATALYTIAARNKAKALAILTVSDHILTGEETSAEERQTTLHTMIKIGLETAIRQ from the coding sequence ATGAGTGCACACAATGAAGCCAAAATGGGCGATATTGCTGAAACTATCCTTTTACCTGGAGATCCTTTACGGGCAAAATACATAGCCGATAATTTCCTGGAAGATGTGGTTTGTTACAACAAAGTAAGAAACATGCTGGGTTTCACAGGAACTTATAAAGGCAAACGCATTTCTGTGCAGGGAACGGGAATGGGCGTACCGTCAATTTCAATTTATTCTCATGAGCTGATTACGCAATATGGTGTGAAAAACCTGATTCGTATCGGAACCTGTGGATCATTTAACGAAGATGTGCACGTTCGCGACGTAATTTTGGCGATGACATCCTGTACCGACTCAGCCATCAATAAGAATTTATTTAAAGGCATGGATTATTCTCCATGTGCCGATTTTGGTTTGCTGAGCGATGCCCATAAGGCGGCCACCGAACAAGGCGTAAATATTAAAGTGGGCAGTACATTAACGTCCGATATTTTTTACCACGATTTAGAAAATAATCCTGAACCATTCAAAATTTGGGCAGATTACGGCGTTTTAGCGGTAGAAATGGAAGCAACAGCTTTGTACACAATCGCAGCCCGAAACAAGGCGAAAGCGTTGGCTATTCTTACCGTTAGCGATCATATCCTAACCGGCGAGGAGACAAGTGCCGAAGAGCGTCAAACAACTCTTCATACCATGATAAAAATTGGGTTGGAGACAGCAATCAGACAATAA
- the aroA gene encoding 3-phosphoshikimate 1-carboxyvinyltransferase, which translates to MQYSISKKNNLLEGRIVLPASKSISNRVQIINALSYNFEPIKNLSDCDDSKAMQSILNSNTNSFDVGHAGTTMRFLTAYLSKIVGEWTLTGSHRMKERPIGVLVDALNSIGAQISYLEKEGYPPLKIFGSNLTGDEVELKGTTSSQYITALLLIAPTLEKGLRIKLTGKIVSRSYIEMTLNIMSEFGIKSEFKGQEIFIANQAYQRIPYVVEGDWSGASYWFAFMALADEGKLYLDGLRRNSFQGDSGLVPVFEKLGVKAQFSKRGMFIEKMAGKCTKLKFDFNQMPDLAQTFAVCACLKDIPFHFTGLETLKIKETDRIFALITELGKLGYVLTEPADGELAWDGERKAKEENIVIETYHDHRMAMAFAPIALVRPDVIIDSPDVVKKSYPNFWEQLKELGFEVKE; encoded by the coding sequence ATGCAATACTCCATTTCGAAAAAAAATAATTTACTGGAAGGAAGAATTGTTCTTCCCGCCTCTAAAAGCATTTCAAACCGAGTTCAAATCATTAATGCTTTAAGCTACAATTTTGAGCCGATTAAAAATCTTTCGGATTGCGACGATTCTAAAGCAATGCAGAGCATTCTAAATTCCAATACCAACAGTTTTGATGTTGGACATGCAGGAACTACCATGCGTTTTCTAACTGCTTACCTTTCTAAAATTGTTGGCGAATGGACCCTAACCGGTTCGCATAGAATGAAAGAAAGACCTATTGGTGTTTTGGTCGATGCACTAAACTCAATAGGCGCTCAAATCTCCTATTTGGAAAAAGAGGGTTATCCGCCACTTAAAATTTTTGGTTCGAATCTTACCGGCGACGAAGTTGAATTAAAAGGAACTACCAGCTCTCAGTACATTACTGCATTGCTTTTAATTGCACCAACTCTTGAAAAAGGCTTGCGGATTAAGCTCACGGGAAAAATTGTTTCGCGCTCCTATATCGAAATGACTCTGAACATTATGTCCGAATTTGGGATTAAATCGGAATTTAAAGGGCAGGAAATTTTTATTGCAAATCAAGCCTATCAGCGGATTCCTTATGTAGTTGAGGGCGATTGGTCAGGAGCATCTTATTGGTTCGCTTTTATGGCTTTGGCCGATGAAGGAAAACTATATCTAGACGGATTGAGACGAAACAGTTTTCAGGGTGATTCCGGATTGGTTCCGGTTTTTGAGAAGCTGGGTGTAAAAGCTCAATTCTCGAAACGGGGAATGTTCATAGAAAAAATGGCAGGCAAGTGCACAAAACTAAAGTTCGATTTTAATCAGATGCCCGATTTGGCGCAGACATTTGCCGTTTGTGCCTGTTTAAAGGACATTCCTTTTCATTTTACCGGTTTGGAGACTTTAAAGATTAAAGAAACCGATCGTATTTTTGCTCTGATTACCGAATTGGGAAAATTAGGTTACGTTCTTACCGAACCTGCCGATGGCGAATTGGCCTGGGATGGTGAACGAAAAGCAAAAGAGGAAAATATTGTGATCGAAACTTACCACGATCACCGGATGGCCATGGCATTTGCACCCATCGCATTGGTTCGCCCCGATGTGATTATCGATTCGCCCGATGTGGTGAAAAAATCGTACCCTAATTTTTGGGAACAACTAAAAGAATTGGGTTTTGAAGTGAAGGAGTAA